In the Anaerosporomusa subterranea genome, one interval contains:
- the spoIIIAC gene encoding stage III sporulation protein AC gives MGLDILFKIAGVGILVSVIHAALKQAGKEDMAQLSTLAGFTLVLFWVVQLLGRLFSTVQEVFKLF, from the coding sequence ATGGGGCTCGATATCTTATTTAAGATTGCCGGGGTAGGAATTTTAGTTTCTGTCATTCACGCAGCGCTCAAGCAAGCAGGCAAGGAGGATATGGCACAATTGAGCACGCTAGCGGGCTTTACGCTGGTTCTTTTTTGGGTGGTGCAACTATTGGGGCGGTTATTCAGCACAGTGCAGGAAGTATTCAAGTTATTTTAG
- a CDS encoding peptidoglycan D,D-transpeptidase FtsI family protein, which translates to MAFSVSRLRKLFFIVTIGVFAIFGRLFFLQVIETDKLSIRALESRIVEAPANSIRGDILDRNGLPLTGTVGQSYLFVFPAQIYHLQKVCSNLVDLGVDSVELRETLATVKQPFKWKYAIDQQTANKINEAALPGVIAVTEKKRYSLNGLAAHVLGYINAADNQGVSGLEASFDSILRGHQTTYIAAMVDAGQRIIPGLGYKRIHASEGRRPGNIVLTIDKRIQTIVESVLDQSVSKGAVIIMNPVTGEILAMASRPNFDADHLELYLNHQSAPLLNRAIVNYQPGSVFKLAVAAAALEQQLVKPQDTFFDNGYIEVNSIRFRGWDYEKGARGKITFTEAMAYSSNPVFIELGLKVGAKNLLSYARKLGFGQLSGIGLQGEAGGTLPDAAAVFSADLANLSIGQGTLEASPLQVVGMVSAIANGGILRQPVLVSRLINHDGSITVVPQGRPPQQVMSAPVAAQMREMMKAVTEYGTGAAAQVEKLGSAGKTGSAETGRLSQGKSINHAWFAGFAPAANPKFAAVVFIEEGMSGGDIAAPLFREIMERILTQQP; encoded by the coding sequence ATGGCTTTTTCTGTTTCTCGTCTTAGAAAATTATTCTTTATTGTAACAATAGGTGTTTTTGCAATCTTTGGCCGCCTCTTTTTTCTACAGGTTATTGAAACTGACAAATTAAGCATCCGTGCGCTGGAAAGCCGAATTGTTGAGGCGCCCGCTAACAGTATACGCGGAGACATCTTGGACAGAAATGGATTGCCATTGACAGGTACTGTTGGGCAATCCTATCTGTTTGTATTTCCTGCGCAGATTTATCATTTGCAAAAAGTCTGTTCGAATTTGGTTGATCTCGGTGTCGACAGTGTAGAGCTTAGAGAAACCTTAGCGACAGTTAAACAACCATTCAAGTGGAAGTACGCAATCGATCAGCAAACCGCAAACAAGATTAACGAGGCGGCTTTGCCTGGGGTTATTGCAGTGACTGAGAAAAAACGCTATAGTCTTAACGGCCTCGCAGCACATGTCCTTGGCTATATTAATGCCGCCGACAATCAAGGCGTGAGCGGGCTTGAGGCAAGCTTTGACTCGATACTGCGGGGGCATCAAACCACTTATATTGCCGCTATGGTGGACGCTGGCCAACGAATCATCCCGGGACTCGGCTACAAGCGGATTCACGCTTCAGAAGGCAGACGTCCGGGGAATATTGTGTTGACTATTGATAAGCGGATTCAAACTATTGTCGAGTCTGTTCTTGATCAGAGTGTCAGCAAAGGCGCGGTCATTATTATGAATCCTGTGACAGGTGAAATTTTGGCCATGGCGTCCCGCCCTAATTTCGACGCCGATCACTTAGAACTGTATCTGAACCACCAATCTGCACCGCTGCTTAACCGAGCGATCGTGAATTATCAGCCTGGGTCAGTATTTAAGCTGGCTGTGGCTGCGGCAGCGCTGGAACAACAGTTGGTCAAACCGCAAGATACATTTTTTGACAATGGCTATATTGAGGTCAACTCAATCCGCTTTCGCGGTTGGGATTATGAAAAAGGTGCTCGAGGAAAGATTACGTTTACCGAGGCGATGGCCTACTCCAGCAATCCAGTGTTTATTGAATTAGGTCTGAAAGTAGGAGCCAAAAATCTGCTTAGCTATGCCCGTAAGTTGGGGTTTGGCCAGTTAAGCGGCATTGGTTTACAGGGAGAGGCAGGGGGGACCTTGCCAGATGCAGCTGCGGTTTTCTCTGCCGACTTGGCGAATCTGTCAATCGGTCAAGGTACGTTAGAAGCCAGCCCATTGCAGGTAGTCGGCATGGTTTCGGCGATAGCTAACGGCGGAATATTACGTCAGCCAGTTTTGGTCAGCCGCCTGATCAATCACGATGGCAGCATAACTGTAGTCCCACAGGGACGCCCGCCGCAACAAGTGATGTCAGCCCCTGTTGCTGCACAAATGCGGGAAATGATGAAAGCTGTTACTGAATATGGAACAGGCGCGGCGGCTCAGGTGGAAAAGCTCGGCTCAGCTGGCAAAACCGGTTCAGCTGAAACAGGTAGACTATCTCAGGGTAAGAGCATTAATCACGCTTGGTTCGCAGGCTTTGCCCCTGCTGCCAATCCAAAATTTGCGGCGGTCGTATTTATCGAAGAAGGCATGTCAGGCGGCGATATTGCTGCGCCCTTGTTTCGGGAGATTATGGAGCGAATTCTCACACAGCAACCCTAG
- the efp gene encoding elongation factor P: MISSNDFRTGVTVEIDNDVWQVVDFQHVKPGKGAAFVRAKMKNLRTGAVIERTFNAGEKLPKAHIDKRDMQFLYFSDDMYHFMDNENYEQLALSSDQLGDATKFLKENMNIAVMFFQNTIIGVDLPFSVELKVVETDPGIRGDTATGGSKQAKLETGHVVRVPLFIEEGEVLRIDTRTGDYIERA; this comes from the coding sequence ATGATTTCTAGTAATGACTTTAGAACCGGGGTCACGGTTGAAATTGACAACGATGTCTGGCAGGTAGTTGACTTCCAACACGTTAAGCCTGGTAAAGGAGCGGCATTTGTTCGCGCCAAAATGAAGAACCTGCGCACAGGTGCAGTCATTGAACGCACGTTTAACGCAGGTGAGAAACTGCCGAAAGCCCATATTGACAAACGCGACATGCAATTCCTTTATTTCAGCGATGATATGTATCACTTCATGGACAACGAAAACTATGAGCAACTGGCTTTATCCTCTGACCAACTTGGCGACGCGACGAAATTTCTCAAAGAAAATATGAACATCGCAGTGATGTTTTTCCAAAATACCATAATTGGCGTTGATTTACCTTTCTCGGTGGAACTAAAAGTCGTTGAAACCGACCCGGGTATCCGCGGTGATACCGCAACCGGCGGCTCTAAGCAGGCCAAACTGGAAACCGGCCATGTTGTACGGGTTCCGCTTTTCATTGAAGAAGGTGAGGTCCTGCGGATCGATACCCGAACTGGCGATTACATCGAACGCGCGTAA
- a CDS encoding stage III sporulation protein AB, producing MWLKLTGSILVIAAGGLMGFSLAARYQNRPKQVRQLINGIVALKSYIRYASTPLAEAFSESARGLSGVICEVFTTIGKFLRWEAALTPQEAITRALETSGDQLALKRQEKEAFILFGANLGKMNREEQERYCDMLMSQLEKIEHDALALRDQNVAMYRYLGVCGGMTVAILLI from the coding sequence ATGTGGTTAAAACTGACTGGCAGCATTCTAGTTATTGCGGCCGGTGGGTTAATGGGCTTTAGTTTAGCTGCCCGTTATCAGAATCGGCCGAAACAGGTCAGACAACTAATTAATGGAATTGTGGCCTTGAAATCGTATATACGTTATGCTTCAACTCCTTTAGCCGAAGCGTTCAGCGAATCAGCCAGAGGATTGTCGGGTGTGATTTGTGAGGTTTTTACTACTATTGGAAAGTTCCTGCGTTGGGAAGCTGCGTTAACTCCACAAGAAGCGATTACCCGAGCGCTGGAAACTAGCGGTGACCAGTTAGCGTTAAAACGACAAGAAAAGGAAGCTTTTATCCTGTTCGGCGCGAACTTAGGAAAAATGAACCGGGAGGAACAAGAACGTTATTGTGATATGTTAATGTCTCAATTGGAAAAGATCGAGCATGATGCTTTGGCGCTCAGAGACCAAAACGTCGCCATGTATCGATATCTTGGCGTGTGCGGCGGCATGACTGTGGCGATACTCTTGATCTAA
- a CDS encoding DUF1292 domain-containing protein: MADFEKDDLDGMEEDAIVVITDEEGNEFYYREEMVIPVGDKNFAILVPLEMDEEEGCECSEEESDCDCCGGEQDAIIARIDEDEKGEQVYVDPTDEEYEAVIKAYDEIMAEEEAED; this comes from the coding sequence ATGGCTGATTTTGAAAAAGATGATCTCGACGGTATGGAAGAAGATGCCATTGTCGTTATTACTGACGAAGAAGGCAATGAATTCTATTATCGGGAAGAAATGGTAATTCCTGTTGGCGATAAGAACTTTGCCATTTTAGTACCGCTTGAAATGGATGAAGAAGAAGGCTGCGAGTGTTCCGAAGAAGAGTCCGATTGCGATTGCTGCGGCGGCGAACAAGATGCTATCATCGCTCGGATTGACGAGGATGAAAAAGGCGAACAAGTCTATGTAGACCCGACAGACGAAGAGTACGAAGCTGTGATCAAAGCATACGATGAAATCATGGCTGAAGAAGAAGCAGAGGACTAA
- a CDS encoding DUF4911 domain-containing protein yields the protein MNNPAAVYIQVAPADITFICKIMEGYEHLGVVTTLDRSKGLLAIRATPDTRQEVLSIVTNLPVPYLLVDGAE from the coding sequence ATGAATAATCCTGCAGCAGTATATATTCAGGTTGCTCCTGCGGATATTACCTTTATCTGCAAGATTATGGAGGGTTATGAGCACCTTGGAGTTGTGACAACACTTGATAGGTCCAAGGGGCTATTGGCGATACGTGCTACTCCGGACACGCGACAGGAGGTTCTTTCAATCGTCACCAACCTGCCAGTTCCATACTTACTAGTGGACGGCGCGGAATAG
- the spoIIIAA gene encoding stage III sporulation protein AA → MIAAISIEKTIIPILPPLIASAVLRLSASILQQVTEIRLRVGQPVLIMIGKADNMLRSDGTLISEVTQAVICTRDDIIKALQLISRNSLYAYEQELQAGYITISGGHRVGIAGQAIIDNGKLKALKNISSLNIRLAREQKGAADLVFPYVVSGGRIASSLIISPPRCGKTTLLRDLIRQISSGSRCHGFAGAQVGLVDERSEIAGCWDGVPTVDLGPRVDVLDGCPKAVGMIMLVRSMAPQAVATDELGSIEDAQAVREALHAGVAVLTTVHGHDAADAARRPNIGDLLKDQYFERFIILSDQPAIGTVEEITDARTGRNLYSRKNGVKVCG, encoded by the coding sequence ATGATTGCAGCTATATCTATCGAAAAGACTATAATTCCGATACTGCCGCCACTGATCGCGTCTGCTGTGCTCCGTCTATCGGCTTCTATTTTGCAGCAAGTTACGGAAATCAGACTGCGTGTTGGCCAACCTGTATTAATCATGATCGGGAAAGCTGATAACATGCTGAGATCTGATGGGACGCTGATAAGCGAAGTCACGCAGGCAGTCATCTGTACTCGCGATGATATCATCAAAGCACTCCAATTGATCAGTCGCAATTCACTTTACGCCTACGAACAGGAATTGCAGGCCGGCTATATCACGATTAGCGGCGGACACAGAGTGGGAATCGCCGGTCAAGCAATAATAGACAATGGCAAACTCAAGGCTTTAAAAAATATCAGTTCGCTCAATATCCGACTAGCGCGGGAGCAGAAGGGAGCTGCCGATCTGGTATTTCCCTATGTCGTCAGTGGCGGGCGCATTGCCAGCTCTCTCATCATATCGCCGCCACGCTGCGGCAAGACTACTCTGCTACGGGATTTAATCAGACAAATCAGCTCCGGCAGCCGATGTCATGGGTTTGCCGGCGCGCAGGTTGGGTTGGTGGATGAGCGGTCAGAGATTGCCGGTTGTTGGGATGGAGTGCCGACTGTTGATTTAGGGCCAAGGGTAGATGTGCTTGACGGCTGTCCCAAAGCGGTTGGCATGATCATGCTAGTTCGTTCCATGGCGCCGCAAGCGGTGGCAACTGACGAATTGGGCAGTATTGAAGACGCGCAAGCAGTGCGTGAGGCCCTGCACGCAGGGGTTGCTGTACTTACAACTGTCCATGGGCATGATGCTGCTGATGCGGCCAGACGCCCCAATATCGGCGATTTATTAAAAGACCAATATTTTGAGCGATTTATCATACTGAGCGATCAGCCTGCGATTGGAACAGTTGAGGAAATCACTGATGCACGTACAGGCCGCAACTTATACAGTCGCAAGAATGGGGTGAAAGTATGTGGTTAA
- the mltG gene encoding endolytic transglycosylase MltG: MLQTKPQIRRWLLPAVLALLMLTGLLGGRMVYELAQPISAGSAAAVMITVKPGMSTQEIGQVLYEKNLIRSVSLFRMVARLEGMEKSLQAAEYSFSPNMSVRHIVGMLARGEVAYRQFTVPEGYTIDQIAALLAEKNLADAAKFKEAAKVLRPYEYIQAGADIVYPVEGFAFPDTYRVARGVTEPQLLKMMLYQFNDRFTPEMKERARQMDLSLRDVIILASLVEKEAQVESERPIIAAVFMNRLKLEMPLQSCATIQYILGYPKPELTIQDTQIPSPYNTYLNMGLPPGPIANPGIDSIKAVLYPAATDNLYFVADKNGVHHFSKTYEQHLAAIAQVSN; this comes from the coding sequence ATGCTGCAAACTAAACCACAGATTCGCCGGTGGCTTCTCCCGGCTGTATTGGCACTCTTGATGCTTACTGGTCTGCTTGGCGGGCGAATGGTATATGAGTTGGCTCAGCCGATTAGCGCCGGATCTGCCGCTGCAGTGATGATAACAGTAAAGCCAGGCATGTCTACCCAGGAGATCGGACAAGTGCTGTATGAAAAAAACTTAATCAGGAGCGTTTCCCTCTTTCGGATGGTAGCCCGGTTAGAAGGAATGGAGAAATCGTTGCAAGCAGCGGAGTACTCCTTCAGTCCCAACATGAGTGTACGTCACATTGTGGGCATGTTAGCCAGAGGTGAAGTAGCCTACCGGCAATTTACCGTACCAGAGGGATATACGATTGACCAAATTGCAGCTCTTTTGGCTGAGAAGAATCTTGCTGATGCCGCTAAGTTTAAAGAAGCTGCTAAAGTCCTGAGACCTTATGAGTATATACAGGCTGGGGCCGATATTGTTTACCCGGTAGAGGGCTTCGCTTTTCCTGATACCTATCGCGTAGCGCGAGGGGTAACCGAACCACAGTTACTTAAGATGATGCTGTATCAATTTAACGATCGCTTCACACCAGAAATGAAAGAAAGAGCTCGGCAAATGGACCTTAGCCTGAGAGATGTTATTATACTGGCCTCTCTGGTTGAAAAGGAGGCTCAGGTCGAGTCTGAACGTCCGATCATTGCAGCAGTGTTCATGAATCGCTTGAAGTTGGAAATGCCGTTGCAATCTTGCGCGACGATTCAATACATTTTGGGTTATCCGAAGCCTGAGCTAACGATTCAAGATACGCAGATTCCCTCCCCGTATAATACTTATCTGAATATGGGGTTGCCGCCCGGCCCGATCGCCAATCCTGGCATTGACTCAATCAAAGCTGTCCTCTACCCGGCAGCAACCGATAATTTGTATTTTGTTGCTGATAAAAATGGTGTTCATCACTTCTCGAAAACCTATGAACAACATTTGGCGGCGATTGCCCAGGTGAGCAATTAA
- a CDS encoding CD1247 N-terminal domain-containing protein, producing MSSVQGKVSYLQGLAKGLNFSSQSVEAKVLLNMVDVLDSVAKELQDVQLAQKDLEDYVDNMDEDLEHLEDIVYEDSDNGLLHLECPNCNAEIVFETAELGEDNTVEVACPTCGSIIYEDDHMSTVRPNEVGHFARHNHPGI from the coding sequence ATGAGTAGCGTTCAAGGAAAGGTCTCTTATCTGCAAGGTTTGGCCAAAGGCTTGAACTTTAGTTCTCAGTCTGTGGAGGCAAAAGTGCTGTTGAATATGGTGGATGTACTCGATTCTGTCGCGAAAGAACTCCAAGATGTTCAACTGGCGCAAAAAGATCTTGAAGATTATGTTGATAATATGGATGAGGACCTTGAACACTTGGAAGACATTGTTTACGAAGACAGTGACAATGGTCTGTTGCATCTCGAGTGCCCAAATTGTAATGCAGAGATCGTCTTTGAAACTGCAGAACTTGGCGAAGATAATACCGTAGAAGTTGCTTGTCCGACTTGTGGCAGTATTATCTATGAAGATGATCATATGAGTACTGTTAGACCAAATGAAGTAGGTCATTTCGCTCGCCACAACCATCCCGGAATTTGA
- a CDS encoding O-methyltransferase codes for MTRVHALLADMRRSASEESVPILRPECEKILVDVVREKRPVRLLEVGTAIGYSTLLIAASMPESATLVTLEIDAERAAIAKQHIADAGFSERVTVLVGDALTILNQLTGDFDFIFLDGPKGQYLAYLQLLLNKLAPVAVVVADNVLFRGMVNAEENPPRRYRTLVKRLREYLAFVSTDERFATTLLSDGDGVAISYYREHRGESDEET; via the coding sequence ATGACAAGAGTACATGCCTTGCTCGCAGACATGCGGCGGTCTGCATCCGAGGAATCGGTACCTATCTTGAGGCCAGAGTGCGAAAAAATACTCGTTGATGTCGTTCGGGAGAAACGGCCTGTGCGGCTGTTGGAAGTTGGCACGGCAATCGGGTATTCTACTTTGTTAATTGCGGCATCGATGCCAGAGAGCGCAACCTTGGTAACCTTAGAAATTGATGCCGAAAGAGCGGCTATCGCCAAACAACATATTGCTGACGCCGGATTTAGTGAACGTGTGACAGTACTGGTCGGTGACGCGTTGACAATACTTAACCAGCTAACTGGTGATTTTGATTTTATCTTTTTGGATGGACCTAAAGGGCAGTACCTTGCATACCTGCAGCTATTACTTAACAAACTTGCGCCAGTCGCAGTTGTGGTGGCTGATAATGTTTTATTTCGGGGTATGGTAAACGCTGAGGAAAATCCGCCGCGCCGTTATCGGACTTTGGTAAAACGGTTGCGCGAGTACTTGGCTTTTGTTTCAACTGATGAACGTTTTGCAACCACCTTGTTGTCTGACGGCGACGGGGTGGCTATTTCCTATTATCGAGAACATCGAGGAGAATCTGATGAAGAAACCTGA
- the spoIIIAE gene encoding stage III sporulation protein AE, with protein sequence MHSQVKSFCAALLILLLASCPVWASPIDENPISHEIAQTLSTESVNQFISKVNKELGEDIPLINPDTLKNIAGKGLSLDWQTLWQAALSRLFRELAMNLSLMGKLLFLAVLCALLQNLHSSFNSSGVSLLAYSICFIFLMVLVLNAFYNVILVARQSVEYMIGFMQAMLPLMMSLLAGVGAITSVALFTPFMLFVIGITGVVVKDMVLPLLMVTALIECVNYLSDQYKLSNLAGVLKQSGMVVLGLTLVVFIGVISIQSVVGSVADGITLRTAKYATATFIPVVGKMFADTVELVMGASLLIKNAVGVVGVLAVVTLCALPVVKLISLITVIKVTGALVQPMGAEKMAKCLDTVGNNLMLVLGAVLTVALMFFLSITMIIGAGNVTMMLR encoded by the coding sequence ATGCACAGCCAAGTAAAAAGCTTCTGCGCCGCGCTGTTGATACTACTGCTGGCAAGCTGCCCGGTATGGGCATCGCCAATTGACGAAAATCCAATCAGTCACGAGATCGCACAAACTCTATCAACCGAATCAGTCAATCAGTTTATCAGCAAAGTAAATAAAGAACTGGGTGAAGATATTCCGCTGATTAACCCAGATACTCTGAAGAATATCGCTGGCAAAGGTCTAAGTCTCGATTGGCAGACCCTCTGGCAAGCTGCCCTGTCTCGACTATTCCGCGAGTTAGCGATGAATCTGAGTTTGATGGGGAAATTACTGTTCTTAGCTGTGCTGTGCGCGTTACTGCAGAATTTGCACAGTTCGTTTAATTCGTCCGGGGTTTCCCTACTGGCCTATAGTATTTGCTTTATCTTTCTCATGGTTCTGGTGCTAAATGCGTTTTATAATGTGATACTCGTTGCACGCCAGAGTGTTGAGTATATGATCGGTTTTATGCAGGCCATGTTGCCGCTAATGATGTCACTGCTGGCAGGGGTCGGGGCTATTACCTCAGTTGCTCTGTTTACCCCATTTATGCTGTTTGTTATCGGCATAACCGGCGTGGTTGTGAAAGATATGGTACTGCCGTTATTAATGGTGACTGCTCTCATTGAGTGTGTAAATTATTTGTCAGACCAATATAAGCTGAGTAATTTAGCCGGAGTTCTCAAACAAAGCGGCATGGTAGTTCTTGGTCTCACCCTGGTTGTTTTCATTGGAGTGATTAGCATCCAAAGTGTAGTCGGTAGCGTAGCTGATGGGATCACCTTGCGAACCGCCAAATATGCAACAGCTACTTTTATCCCGGTTGTCGGCAAGATGTTTGCTGATACAGTTGAACTAGTGATGGGAGCCTCACTGTTAATCAAGAATGCAGTCGGTGTAGTTGGCGTTCTGGCTGTCGTAACCCTTTGTGCGCTGCCGGTGGTTAAACTAATTTCTCTGATCACTGTCATTAAAGTGACAGGAGCACTGGTGCAACCGATGGGTGCGGAGAAAATGGCAAAATGTCTTGATACAGTGGGCAACAACTTAATGCTAGTCTTAGGGGCTGTTTTGACTGTCGCATTAATGTTCTTTTTATCGATTACGATGATCATCGGTGCTGGTAATGTGACGATGATGCTGCGTTAG
- a CDS encoding peptidase U32 family protein: MKKPELLAPAGNLEKLKIALTYGADAVFLGGKAYGLRAFSDNFTDDDVREAVAYAHALGRRVYVTVNIIPHNEDLVGLPEYIRFLSEAGVDALIVSDPGIFSVARSVAPKLPLHISTQANNTNWASAQFWQSQGAKRIVLARELSLSEIRGIREKTQVELEAFVHGAMCISYSGRCLLSNYLTGRDANRGECAQACRWKYSVVEETRPGQYFPVLEDERGAYVFNSRDLCMLPHIGDLIAAGLDSFKIEGRMKSVHYVATVVKVYREAIDTYFADPSDFVARPEWLTELAKISHRAYTTGFAFAKTTEADQIYGDRTYHQTHDFVGLVHSYDPVSKTAIVEQRNNMKTGEEIEIMQPGQSNFQQIITRMTDVEGNEISVAPHAQQLVRMDVQQPVAPFSMLRRQVSP, encoded by the coding sequence ATGAAGAAACCTGAACTATTGGCACCAGCGGGTAATCTGGAAAAACTAAAGATTGCATTAACTTATGGAGCAGATGCGGTATTTTTAGGCGGCAAGGCCTATGGCCTGCGGGCATTTAGCGACAACTTCACGGATGATGATGTGCGTGAAGCTGTTGCCTACGCCCATGCGCTTGGGCGCAGGGTCTATGTAACGGTGAATATTATTCCTCATAACGAAGACTTGGTTGGATTGCCGGAGTATATTAGATTTCTGTCTGAAGCCGGTGTGGACGCGCTCATTGTTTCTGATCCTGGTATATTTAGCGTGGCTCGTTCAGTAGCGCCTAAACTGCCGCTTCATATTAGCACCCAGGCTAACAATACCAACTGGGCGTCAGCTCAATTTTGGCAGTCCCAGGGGGCAAAGCGTATTGTGCTTGCCCGTGAGTTGTCACTGTCCGAGATACGCGGCATCCGTGAGAAAACCCAGGTGGAACTGGAAGCCTTCGTTCATGGCGCAATGTGTATTTCCTATTCGGGACGGTGTCTATTAAGCAATTATCTAACTGGTAGAGATGCTAACCGCGGCGAATGCGCCCAAGCCTGCCGCTGGAAATATTCTGTAGTAGAGGAAACTCGGCCTGGACAGTACTTTCCTGTACTAGAAGATGAACGCGGCGCGTATGTCTTTAACTCTCGAGATTTGTGCATGTTACCACATATTGGCGATTTGATCGCGGCAGGACTGGATAGTTTTAAGATCGAGGGCCGCATGAAAAGTGTGCATTATGTGGCAACTGTTGTTAAAGTTTACCGGGAGGCTATTGATACATATTTCGCCGACCCATCAGACTTTGTTGCCCGACCGGAATGGCTTACTGAACTAGCTAAAATTTCACATCGCGCTTACACTACCGGCTTCGCCTTTGCTAAGACAACTGAGGCTGATCAGATTTATGGCGATCGAACCTACCATCAAACCCATGACTTTGTTGGTCTAGTTCATTCCTATGACCCTGTTAGCAAAACCGCAATCGTTGAGCAGAGAAATAATATGAAGACAGGCGAAGAAATTGAAATCATGCAGCCAGGCCAGTCGAATTTCCAACAAATAATCACACGGATGACTGATGTAGAGGGAAATGAAATATCAGTCGCTCCCCACGCACAACAGCTTGTAAGAATGGATGTCCAACAGCCAGTTGCCCCGTTTTCTATGCTTCGTCGCCAGGTGAGCCCATGA
- a CDS encoding M24 family metallopeptidase, whose protein sequence is MQRRLELLRAFMAEQKLDSLLVSKSQNCRYFSGFTGSAGVLFITAHTAQLITDFRYIEQAAKQAQEFEIIRHGNSMYETIGRLARELNVKKLGFETEYVSYETYGLLGKALAASELCPVKLDLLRAQKDQEEMALIKQAVVIADAAFAYVVDIVHIGMSELEVAFELETRMRKLGSEKPAFDTIVASGKRSAMPHGVATDKLLESGDFVTLDFGAVYQGYHSDMTRTLVMGQPTEKQRQVYQTVLTAQLEAVQAVKAGRLCRDVDAVARDLITTAGYGEYFGHGLGHCVGLMIHEEPRLSPTNETGRLAENMAVTVEPGIYIPDWGGVRIEDIVVVTASGCDILTTSSKQLIEIDR, encoded by the coding sequence ATGCAACGTCGTTTAGAACTCTTGCGAGCGTTTATGGCTGAACAAAAGCTGGACAGCCTGCTTGTTAGCAAATCGCAAAACTGCCGTTACTTCAGCGGATTTACCGGTTCAGCCGGAGTCCTTTTCATCACAGCGCATACTGCCCAGCTCATTACCGACTTTCGGTATATTGAACAAGCCGCCAAGCAAGCCCAAGAGTTTGAAATCATTCGTCACGGAAATAGTATGTATGAAACCATCGGACGGCTTGCCCGTGAACTGAATGTAAAAAAGCTCGGCTTCGAAACAGAATATGTTTCCTATGAGACATATGGATTGTTAGGCAAAGCCCTTGCTGCGTCTGAACTTTGCCCGGTCAAACTTGATCTTTTGCGAGCGCAAAAAGATCAAGAGGAGATGGCACTGATTAAGCAAGCGGTTGTTATCGCTGATGCTGCTTTCGCCTATGTTGTTGATATCGTCCATATTGGCATGAGTGAGCTTGAGGTTGCTTTTGAGCTCGAGACCAGGATGCGCAAACTGGGCAGTGAAAAGCCAGCCTTTGACACCATTGTCGCTTCAGGCAAGCGGAGCGCTATGCCGCATGGCGTTGCAACAGACAAACTTCTGGAATCTGGCGACTTTGTTACTCTGGATTTTGGGGCTGTATACCAAGGCTATCATTCGGATATGACGCGCACTCTAGTTATGGGGCAGCCAACAGAAAAGCAGAGACAAGTATATCAAACTGTGTTAACCGCTCAACTCGAAGCTGTGCAAGCAGTAAAGGCAGGCCGCCTATGCCGTGATGTTGACGCTGTAGCTCGAGATCTAATCACCACCGCCGGCTATGGCGAGTATTTTGGCCACGGGCTAGGACATTGTGTTGGCTTAATGATTCATGAAGAACCCCGCTTATCGCCGACTAATGAAACCGGTCGACTGGCAGAGAATATGGCAGTGACAGTTGAACCAGGTATTTATATTCCTGATTGGGGCGGAGTCCGGATCGAGGACATTGTCGTGGTGACAGCTTCTGGCTGTGACATACTCACAACCAGTAGTAAACAACTTATCGAAATTGACAGGTGA
- the spoIIIAD gene encoding stage III sporulation protein AD: protein MEIIQIVGLGFVVTLLILIIRQQKPELAVQLGITLAVIIFLMVLSKIQVVLNVFQDLADKANISQMYLNTILKIIGIAYITEFGSQVCRDAGEGAVAGKIEFAGKILIMVMAIPIIALVLDTITRLIPR from the coding sequence ATGGAAATCATCCAAATTGTCGGCCTGGGATTTGTTGTTACCTTGCTCATCCTTATTATCAGACAGCAAAAACCGGAACTGGCAGTTCAGCTTGGAATAACTTTGGCAGTGATAATTTTCTTAATGGTCTTATCTAAAATTCAGGTTGTGCTGAACGTCTTTCAGGATCTTGCAGATAAGGCTAATATCAGCCAAATGTATCTGAACACCATTTTAAAGATTATTGGTATCGCTTATATCACTGAGTTTGGTTCTCAGGTATGTAGAGATGCAGGCGAAGGCGCGGTGGCTGGCAAGATTGAATTTGCCGGCAAGATTCTGATCATGGTCATGGCAATTCCCATCATCGCTCTGGTACTTGACACCATTACGCGACTGATCCCGCGATGA